In Armatimonadota bacterium, the genomic stretch GCGTCCGTCTAGGAAGCGGTGAAGTTCGTAGCGTGGCTCGTGGGGATCGTGGCTCTCGTTGGGGGGCTGGTGATTGGGTTTGACGCGGTTCGGGCTCGGCGGGAAGAGGGGGAGATTCAGTCGAAGATCGCTCTGCTGAAGTCGCACGGATGGCCGACTTGTGGAGATGACATGCCGAAGGGGCCACCGGAGGCGGAGAATGCCTTCTTGGTCATCGCTCCGCATATTACGAAGAACAAAGAGACTTATGAGCCGAAGGAGCCGATTATCAAGGTCATCGATCCCTGGCCGTTTATGGAGCCAGGGGATGAGCAGTTGCTTCGGCAGGCGGTCGAGGTTGATCGTGGCGTGTTGGACATTACGGCGAAGGCTTTTCGGGAGCGGAAGGACTTCTTTATTCCTCACAAGTGGGACATGGGGCTATCCATGCTTCTGCCGGAATACGCAGGGCTGAAATCGTTGCAGAAGATGCTGTTAGGCGAGGTTGCGTTGGCGGTTAAGACTGGGAAGCTGGATGTCGCGCAGGAGCGGCTGGATTGGATTCATCGGATTGAGAAAGGATTGGCCCAGGAGCCAGTTCTGATTGGGCGAATGGTTGCGCGGTCTCTGATGAGTCAGGAGCAGGGAACATTGATACGTTTGCACCGACAGGGGCTCCCAGTGTTGCCGCTTTTGAAAGAGGTGTTGACGGAGTGGAAGACGTTTCCGAACGATCTGAAGCCCGTGGTAGGTTCGGAGATGTTGTCGGGATTGGCGACTGTTCGCTACCTCGACAATCCGAGGTTTTGGCTATATCAGAGTCTTCCGGGCAGCTTAATGAAGGGCCGAGTCGAAAACATTGAGGAGGGCTGCACGCCGAAGTCAGGAGATTATGTGCCGAAGGTGGGTGCAGCACGCGCAAAACTACGCGAGGTTTTGGATCGGTATATCAACATCGACTTGGATACGGCAAGTGGCGTTCACCACAAGCATATCGGAGTTGCTATGAAGGCGTCGGAGGAACTGTGGTCGACCGTGCCCTCATTCGCTGGTTTAGTAGTTGGTTCAACCGCAGGGTCGGAGCCGAGTGTTGGGGTTTCGATGGAGTTGCTGCGGTTGCAGCCCGCAATTCTGGACCTCCTAATCCGAGTGATTGAGTTTGAGCAGAAGGGCGGGAAGCTTTCAGCGCTGCCAGCTGATATCGCTTTGGGCGAGTTGGCGAGGGCGGACGGGATTTTGTTTGAGGTTTCGACTGAAGGAGAAAAAGTGGTTTTGACAGCGATGGAAGGTTCCAACGAGGTTGATCGGACGACTTATCCGGCAAGCCTTGACATGAAGTACCGCACGTATGCAACTGCTCGGACAGAGGCGATCAAGCGGCTTGAGGAGGTATCGGATCCTTCGAAGCGGAAACGAGGGGTTGGTGCAGACCCGGCGGGAGTGCCGCCGTCCGTAGGTGCGCCCGCCTCGCCATAAGGATCAGGGTGGTCCAAAGATTGACCTTAACCAAGTAAACTATCCGGGTGTGCGGAATTGCCGGATACGTCGGACCGAAAAACGCAGTTGACGTTGTATTTGACCAACTAAAGCGCCTGGAATACCGGGGCTACGACAGTGCTGGGATTGCCTACCTGGAGGGTGACAAGATTGCGGTCACCAAGCGGGCAGGGAAGCTGAGCGAGCTCGGGAAGGTTCTGTTTGAATCTCCGAAGCAGGCGGAGCTTGCGATTGCGCATAGCCGCTGGGCCACTCATGGTGGACCTACGGATGAGAACGCTCACCCTCACTACGACCAGTTTGAGCGGGTTGCGCTCATCCATAACGGGATTATTGAGAACTACCTGGAGCTAAAGGAAGAGCTGATTGCGAAGGGGCACAAGTTCAAGTCGCAGACGGATACAGAGGTTGCCGCGCACATTATTGGCGAAGAGTATGCGCATGGTGTTTCGCTTGAAGAAGCGGTCAGGAAGTCGGCGAAGCGGCTCCGAGGAGCCTTCGCTCTGGTCGTGATGTCAAATACCGAGAAGGACAAGATTGTCTGTACTCGCAATGCTTCTCCATTGGTTTTGGGGATGGGAGTTGGCGAGAATCTGTTGGCGTCCGATATTCCTGCTCTGCTTCCTTACACGCGAGAAGTAGTAATCGTTGAAGAGCATGTTGTGGCGGTTTTGACCCGAGAGGGGATCATGCTGATAGATGCGGATGGCCGGTCGTTGCCAGTGAAGTCGACGCATATCGATTGGGATATTGCAAGTGCTGAGCGGGGCGGATTTGAGCATTTCATGCTGAAAGAGGTTTACGAGCAGCCGCAAGTGATGCGACAGGTGACGGCTGGGCGGATTGACGAGAAGTCGAAGATTCGGCTTGAGGGGATCTTTGGCGAGAACGTTTGGAACGAGATCGATAGGGTGAACATCATTGCCTGCGGTACGGCGTACCATGCGGGGCTGATGGGCAAGCACTTCTTTGAGTCAGTGCTGCGTTTGCCTACGGACGTCTATTACTCCTCCGAATTCCGCTACGGTGATCCGGTTCTGTCACCCAAGTCCCTGGCGATTTTCGTTAGCCAGTCGGGTGAGACGGCAGATACTTTGGCAGCGCTCAAACTCTGTAAAGATCGTCGTATTCGGACGCTGGGAATCGTAAACGTGATCGGCTCAAGCATAGCGAGGGAGTGTGATCGGACAATCTTTACTCAGGCGGGACCTGAGATAAGCGTCGCTTCCACAAAGGCTTACACTGCCCAAGTGATGGTGTTCGCCCTTCTCGGGCTATACATCGCGCAGGTGCAAGAAGTACCAGGTGTCAAAGTTGAGGAGTGGGCCGAGGAGCTGCTCCAGATGGACGGTTTTGCTCAGAAGTGTTTATTGCTCGAGGATGAAGTCATTAAGTTGGCCGAGGAGATCAAGGATATGCCGCTGTGCTTCTTCCTTGGTCGGGGCGCGGACGCTTTTGTGGCAGCCGAGGGTGCGCTTAAGCTAAAGGAGATCGCCTATATCCCGACTCAGGAGTATCCAGCGGGTGAAATGAAGCATGGGCCTTTGGCCCTAATCACAAAAGATGTTGTTTCTATCTTCGGTGCAACCGACCCTAGGATCAGAGAGAAGGTAGTTTCGAACATGAAGGAAGTCCAGGCTCGAAGCGGTAAGGTTATTGCGATCGTGACGGAGGATGACACCGTGACGGAACAAGCAGCGGACCACGTCGTCAGAATTCCTAGAACCAAGTTTGAGTTCCTTAACGCGCTTTTAGCGATTGTGCCGCTACAATTATTGTCGTATCACATCGCAAGGTTGAACGGGTGCGAGATAGATCAGCCAAGAAACTTGGCGAAATCTGTTACTGTGGAATGAATTGGGTTGCCGCCCTGAGGAGAGATGGGGAGGCAAACCGAAAATGTTTGATTGGAGGCATTGGAGTTTGGCACTGGATTCTAAGTTAGTTGGGAGCGATGATCCGAAAATCATTTCGGTTGTTGGGCTGACTAGCGGCGAACAACCACTCATTTCTCCAATCAAGTGGCAAGGCTACTTCACGATCAAGCGAGCATTCGACATCGTGATCTCTGGCGTACTGTTGCTTCTCTTGTTTCCGTTCTTTTTCTTGGTTTCGGTGATCATCTTTGTTTCTTCGCCGGGCCCAGTTTTATACAAGGGGTCGCGGTATGGAAAGGATGGCAAGCCGTTCCAGTTCCTGAAATTTCGCAGTATGTACGTTGACGCAGATAAGCGTCAGCTCGAAATGGAGAAGACGTGCAACGAGTCGAACGGAGCAATTTTTAAGATGAAGGACGATCCGAGAATCATCCCTTGTGGGAAGTTCATTCGGAAGTACAGCATTGATGAACTGCCTCAACTCATCAACGTATTTGTTGGCGATATGAGTCTTGTCGGACCTCGACCATTGCCCGTGCACCAAGGCGACAAACTGGTGGGAGTAGAACGGAGTCGGATGACGGTACCCCAGGGAATGACTTGTTTCTGGCAGGTCATGGGGCGGAGTGACCTCAGTTTCGAGGACATGGTTCGCCTTGATATCGAGTACGTTCAGAAGATTGGATTCCGTACCGACGCGAGGATATTGTTGCGGACACCGATCGCGGTCATCACCGGTCGCGGTGCATATTAGCGAATTGTCGCATAATAGAGGTTGCCATACGCATTTTTGCTAGTTTGAATCAAAGCTGGCATCAATCTTAGGTGGTTTGTCGGTTGAAATAGACTGATACTAATCGGGTGAGGCGTGGAGTCAGTCTTTGACTGGCATGCGTCTTGTCTTTTTATTGTCTGGAATCAAAAGTTTATGTTAAAGGTCCACCTTCGAAGAATGCTGGTCGTATCGGCAGTGCTAGGCTTCCTTGCCTGGTTCTGGGCGTTTAGGACGCCAAAGGTTTATCAGGCGGATGTCCAGATGAAGGTCGGTAGTCCAGTGCTGACCGCGGATACTTCGATGCCAATTAGCATCCGGAAAGTTTTGCTCTCAGGAATTCTTAACGATCTGGACAGTGACACCGGTATTTTGAAGTCTCAACGAATCTTCAAAGAAGGAATGGACTTGGCGTCCAAGGAAACTCAGATGGAAGACCTTGGTTCAGTACAGGCGTTTCAAGAGTTATTTCCGATGTATGACCTTGAGATTCCAGGGTCGCTGAACCAATATTCTCCCGATTCCGTTCGAGTTGTCACGTTGAAGGTTCGAGCGTACTCTCCGAAGGCTGCCGCCTCTATTGCGAACAACGTTGCATATGCGTTCTCTGATTATCGCAAGCAAGGCGCTGCAACAGCGGTCCGTGAGGCCGTTGACATTGTTGAATCAACCTCAAAGTCGGCAAAGGCAAAACTTGACGAGATTGACAGAAAAATCAGAGAGCTGAAAATGAAGAGCAACATCGTTGATGTTGGAGAGTCTGGTCGGGCTCTCACTCAAAGCATCGAGATTCTGCGACAAAAGCGCTCTTCGATTGAGGCGGAGTTGGCAGGAACCCGAGCTGCGGTAAGTCAACTTCAAGCGAAGTTGGCAACGATAACGAAATACACCG encodes the following:
- a CDS encoding sugar transferase; this encodes MALDSKLVGSDDPKIISVVGLTSGEQPLISPIKWQGYFTIKRAFDIVISGVLLLLLFPFFFLVSVIIFVSSPGPVLYKGSRYGKDGKPFQFLKFRSMYVDADKRQLEMEKTCNESNGAIFKMKDDPRIIPCGKFIRKYSIDELPQLINVFVGDMSLVGPRPLPVHQGDKLVGVERSRMTVPQGMTCFWQVMGRSDLSFEDMVRLDIEYVQKIGFRTDARILLRTPIAVITGRGAY
- the glmS gene encoding glutamine--fructose-6-phosphate transaminase (isomerizing), with translation MCGIAGYVGPKNAVDVVFDQLKRLEYRGYDSAGIAYLEGDKIAVTKRAGKLSELGKVLFESPKQAELAIAHSRWATHGGPTDENAHPHYDQFERVALIHNGIIENYLELKEELIAKGHKFKSQTDTEVAAHIIGEEYAHGVSLEEAVRKSAKRLRGAFALVVMSNTEKDKIVCTRNASPLVLGMGVGENLLASDIPALLPYTREVVIVEEHVVAVLTREGIMLIDADGRSLPVKSTHIDWDIASAERGGFEHFMLKEVYEQPQVMRQVTAGRIDEKSKIRLEGIFGENVWNEIDRVNIIACGTAYHAGLMGKHFFESVLRLPTDVYYSSEFRYGDPVLSPKSLAIFVSQSGETADTLAALKLCKDRRIRTLGIVNVIGSSIARECDRTIFTQAGPEISVASTKAYTAQVMVFALLGLYIAQVQEVPGVKVEEWAEELLQMDGFAQKCLLLEDEVIKLAEEIKDMPLCFFLGRGADAFVAAEGALKLKEIAYIPTQEYPAGEMKHGPLALITKDVVSIFGATDPRIREKVVSNMKEVQARSGKVIAIVTEDDTVTEQAADHVVRIPRTKFEFLNALLAIVPLQLLSYHIARLNGCEIDQPRNLAKSVTVE